The Guyparkeria halophila DNA window CACGTCCATCCGCGTGCCGAGGGCTGGGTGGAGACGCTCAAGGTCGCCTCCATCGGGGCCACCGTGAACAAGGGCGACGTGCTGTTCGAGGTCTACTCCCCCGACATCGTTTCCGCCCAGCAGGACTACCTGGTGGCCCTGCGCCGCGGCATGAGCGACCTGATCGAGTCCAGCCGCGCCCGGCTGGAACTGCTGAACGTGCCCAAGGCCACCATCAACCGCGTCCGCCAGCAAGGCAAGGTGTCGCGCACCATCCCGCTGCTGGCGCCGCAGGACGGCTACGTCGCCGAGATCAACCTGCGCGAAGGCATGTACATCCGCCCGGACATGGAGCTCTACACCATCGCCCGCCGCGACCGCGTCTGGGTCAACGTCGACGTGCTCGAACGGCGCATGCAGGCGGTCGACGAGGGCCAGACCGCGCGCATGCATGTCGACGGCGTCCCCGGGCGCGAATTCCAAGGCACGGTGGACTTCGTCTACCCGGAACTCGACCCGCAGTCACGCACGCTGCGGGTGCGGCTCGCCTTCGACAACGCCGAGGGTCTGCTGCGCCCCAACCAGTTCGCCGAGGTCACCCTGAGCCCGGCGAATGCCCCAGAGGTGCTGGCCGTGCCGTCGACCGCGATCATCCCCGCCCCCGGTGGCGCCCGCGTGGTGGTACGCACCGGCGAGGGACGCTTCCGACCGGTGGCGGTGGAGACCGGGGTCGAAACCGGCGGCTACACCGAGATCGTCTCGGGGCTGAAGGCCGGCGACCAGGTGGTCGCCTCCGGTCAGTTCCTGATCGACTCCGAGTCCAGCATCCAGGCAGCCTTCTCGCGCCTGTCCGGCTCCAGCGGAAATGACAAGCCGTCGGACGACTCGACCGGCGACGAGCATGCGGGGCACCAGCAACGATGAATGCCAGTGACGAGGCAACGGAACGTACCACCCGGTGGCGGAACGAAGGGAGCGCTCCCCTGGCGTTTTGCCTCGTGGCCGGGAGGTGGCCGGGTCGGAGCGACAGGGACGTCGCTCCGAGGCTCAGCGTGACAGGAAGTCACGTTGAGCCGACCCGAAAAGCCGCCTCCCGGACACGAGGTCTGCCCGAAGGGCCAAAGCGTGGGGTGTCCTTCTTTTCCCCTCTTTTCTTGGACAAGCAAGAAAAGAGGGTCGGGCGCCACGCACGGCGCTCGAACTCATGCCGCCTCGCGCAACGGGCGCACGAAACCGTTCCACTCCGAGACAACACCTTCCCGACTGACCACCATCCGCGGCAAACCGCATGGCGGCCGTCCGAGGAGACCCAGACATGATCGAAAAACTAATCCATGCCTGCATCCGCCTGCGGGTGCTGGTCGTTCTGCTGGCCGCCCTGCTGGCGGTGGCCGGCTGGGCGAGCTGGAAGGCGACCCCGCTGGATGCCATTCCGGACCTGTCCGACACGCAGGTGATCGTCAAGACCAGCTATCCCGGTCAGTCGCCACAGGTGGTCCAGGACCAGGTCACCTATCCGCTGACCACGCGCCTGCTGGCCGTGCCCGGCTCGACGGCCGTGCGCGGCTACTCGTTCTTCGGTGACTCCTACACCTACGTCACCTTCGAGGAGGGCACCGATCTCTACTGGGCACGCTCGCGGGTACTCGAATACCTCAACCAGGCGGCCGGCGACCTCCCCGAGGGCGTCACCCCCAGCCTGGGGCCGGATGCGACTGGCGTGGGCTGGGTCTTCCAGTACGCGCTCAACGACCCGACCGACCAGCACGACCTCTCGGAGTTGACCACGCTGCAGAACTGGTTCCTGAAGTTCCAGCTCGAATCGGTCGCCGGCGTCTCGGAAGTGGCCACCGTCGGCGGCATGGTGCGCGAATACCAGATCGTGGTCGATCCGCAGCGTCTGCGGGTATTCGGCATCTCGATCACCGAGCTGCGCAACGCGATCGCGGAGGCCAATCGTGAAGTGGGCGGCGGCGTGATCGAACGCGGCGGCGCCGAGTACATGATCACCAGCCGCGGCTACCTGCAGTCGGTGGACGACATCACCCAGATCCCGGTGGGCGTCTCGGATTCCGGCACGCCGATCACGATCCGCGATCTGGGTCGGGTCGAGGTCGGGCCGGCCGAGCGGCGCGGCATCGCCGAGCTCGACGGCCAGGGCGAGGTCGTAGGCGGCATCGTGGTGATGCGCCACGGCGAGAACGCCCGCGAGGTGATCGCCGCGGTCAAGGAGAAACTCGAGGACGTCAAGTCCGGCCTGCCCGAGGGCGTGGAGGTGCTGACGACCTACGACCGCAGCGGCGTGATCGAGCGGGCGGTCGCCTTCCTCGAGAAGAAGCTGGTCGAGGAGATGATCGTGGTGGCCTTGGTCAGCCTGATCTTCCTGTTCCACCTGCGCTCGGCGCTCGTCGCCATCGTCAGCCTGCCGCTGGGGATTCTCGCGGCATTCATCGTCATGCACTGGCAGGGCATCAACGCCAACATCATGTCGCTGGGCGGGATTGCGATCGCCATCGGCGCGATGGTCGACGCGGCGATCGTGATGATCGAGAACGCCCACAAGCACCTGGCGCGCTACCGGGAGCAATACGGACACGCCCCGAAAGGCGAGGAACACTGGCACCTGATCGGCCGTGCCTCCGCCGAGGTGGGGCCGGCCCTGTTCTTCTCCCTGCTGATCATCACCCTGTCGTTCCTGCCGGTGTTCGCCCTGGAGGCGCAGGAAGGCCGGCTGTTCGCGCCACTGGCCTACACCAAGACCTACGCCATGGCCGCGGCCGCCGGGCTGGCCGTGACGCTGGTGCCGGTGCTGATGGGCTATTTCATCCGCGGGCGGATTCCGAAAGAGGAAAGCAATCCGCTCAACCGCTTCCTGATCTGGGGCTACCGACCGTTGCTGTCCGGCGCACTGCGCTTTCCGAAAACCGTGCTGGTCGGCGCGCTGCTGCTCCTGCTCTCGGCCGTGCTGCCGTTTGCCGGCGTTTCCGGCTTCCTCGCACCGCTGAAATGGGCCGGGGACACGGACTGGCAGGCGCAGGTCACCGACTGGCAGTCCGGCCTCGAGCGCCAGTGGCAGGGGTGGTTCGACGACTCGCCCCGACTCGCCGCGCTGGGTACGGGGATGGGCTCGGAGTTCATGCCGCAACTCGACGAGGGCGACCTGCTCTACATGCCCACCACCCTGCCGGGTCTGTCGGTGGGCGAGGCGCGCCTGCTGATGCAGCAGGTCGACGCGCTGATCGCCGAGGAACCGGAAGTCGAACGCGTGTTCGGCAAGATCGGCCGCGCCAACACGGCCACCGACCCCGCCCCGCTGACCATGATCGAGACCAGCATCACGCTCAGGCCGCGTGATGAATGGGCCGAGGGCGTGACGCTCGACGACCTGATCGAGCGGCTCGATGACAAGGTCGACTTCCCCAGTCTGAACAATGCCTGGGTCATGCCGATCAAGACCCGCATCGACATGCAGACCACCGGCATCCAGACGCCGATCGGCATCAAGATCACCGGCCCGGATCTCGAGCAGATCGAGGCGATCGGCCAGGAGGTCGAAACCGCACTCAAGGGGCTGCCCGGCACGCGCAGCGCGTTTGCCGACCGCACCTCCGACGGCCGTTACGTGGTCATCACCCCCGACCGCGCCAAGGCCGCACGCGTGGGGCTGAACATCGGCGAGATCCAGCGGGTGATCAGCCTGGCCGTCGGCGGGGTCAAGGTGACCGACACCGTCGAGGGATTGGAACGTTTCCCGGTCAGCCTGCGCTACCCGCAGGCCGATCGCGATTCGGTCGAGGCACTGCGCGACCTGCCGATCGTCACGCCCACCGGGGCGACCGTGGCGTTGGGCCAGGTCGCCAGCATCGAGATCGAGTCTGGCCCGCCTGTGATCAAGTCGGAGAACAGTCGGCCGGCCGGCTTCGTCTTCGTCACCACCCGGGGCGTGGATCTGGGCGGCTACGTCGCCCGCGCCAAGCAGGTGCTGCGCGAGGAGGTCGACCTGCCACCGGGCTACGCGATCGAGTGGGCCGGCCAGTACCGCTACATGGAACGCGCCGCCGAGCGCCTCAAGCAGGTCGTGCCGCTGACACTCGCGATTATCTTCCTGCTGCTGTATCTGGCCTTCCGCCACAGCGGCAAGGCGGTGATGATCATGGGCAGCCTGCCGTTCGCGCTGATCGGCAGTTTCTGGCTGCTCTGGGCGCTGGAGTACAACCTCTCGATCGCGGTGGCGGTGGGGCTGATCGCCCTGGCCGGCGTGGCCGCCGAGTTCGGCGTGGTGATGCTGATCTACCTCGATCAGGCAATCAAGCGTCACCAGGAGGAAGGCCGGTTCAACACCCGCGACGATCTCAAGGCGGCCCTAATGGAAGGCGCGGTGCTGCGGGTGCGCCCCAAGGCGATGACCGTCGCCGTGATCCTCGCCGGCCTGATGCCGATCCTGGTCGGCGTGGGCACCGGCTCGGAGGTGATGTCGCGCATCGCCGCGCCGATGGTCGGCGGCATGATCACCGCACCGATCCTGTCGATGATCGTCCTGCCGGTGATCTACTGGCTGTGGCGGCGACGCAAGTTGCCCGAGGCGAGCTGACGCACCGCCTCAGGCGCGATCGTCCGAGCGAATCACCCAGCGGATTCGCCCACGCAGAAAGGCCGGCAATTTGCCGGCCTTTCTTTCGTGCCTCGCGGGGCGGGAAATCAACCGCGATGAGGGGATGATTTCACCTCATTGAGGGCCAGCGGCCGCCCGCGCAAACCCGTGCAGTGCCTGGCGGATCTTTCCCTGCACCAGGGCGGCGCAATCGCCGATGCCATGACGTTCGACGAGATAGCCCGCCGTGTTGTAGGCCACCTTGACGGTGTCCCCGTCTTCCCAGATCAGCATCTTCATGGGCAGGTCGATCGCCACCGTCGGCGCACACTTCATCAACTGGGTGCCCGCCGCGGGGTTGCCGAAGATCACCAGCCGCGTCGCCGGCATCTCCATGTCGACCGTCTTGGCATTGGCCTGGTGATCGACCCGGGCCATGACCGTCAGCCCCTTGCCCTCGACCGCCTCGATCAGGCGCGCTTCGGTCTCGGCCACGCCGTGCTGACTGTCGATGACGACCATGCCATCAGCCGCCAGCACGCCGACCGGCAGCCACAGGGCCGCTGCAGCAAAAACGGCAAACCGCAACATACGCTCAATCCGTGCCTTCATGACGAGCCTCCTCTGGTTGAGTTATCCACCAACCGTAGTCGCCAGCGGGGCTCAGTGCCCGGACGCGATCGTGGCTGTCACCTCAATGCCGCTCGACGGGCTGCCGCGAGTCGCGGATCTCGGTCAGGCAGGTCTCGGGCAGGAAGCTGTCCGCGCGCGCCTCGTGCAGTTCCAGGGCATAACGCTCGGGCGGATCCTCGCCGAGAAAGCACCCCTTGGACACGTAGGGGAAAATCTCGTCGTAGCGGCGAATCGACTCGGGGCTCACGCGCCGGTAGAGATGGGTCCGGTTGAGTGCCTCGGGATGGCGCAACCCGGCCGACGACAGCAGTTCCGCGGTGGCCACGAGCGTGCCCTCGTGGTAATGCGCCACCCGCTCGGCCTTGTCGGGCACGACCAGCCCCCGATACAGGTCGGGGTTCTGCGTGGCCACGCCGGTGGGACAACGGTTGGTATTGCAGGTCAGGGACTGCACACAGCCGAGTGCCAGCATCATGCCGCGCGCGCTGTTGCAGAGATCCGCGCCCAGGGCGAGGTTCTTGACCAGGTGAAAGCCGGTGAAGATCTTGCCGGAGGCGATCACGCGGATGTGCTGGCGAATACCGAATCCGGTCAGGCTGTCATCGACGAACGCCAACGCCTCGCGCAGGGGCATGCCCACCGAGTTGGCGTACTCGATCGGCGCCGCGCCGGTGCCGCCTTCACCGCCGTCGACCGTGATGAAGTCCGGATAGACGCCGCGCTCGACCATTGCCTTGCCGATCGCGAGGAATTCGCTCTTGCGGCCGATCGCGAGCTTGATCCCCACCGGCTTGCCCTCGCTGAGCTCTCGCAGGTGCTGGATGAAATCGACCAGACCCAGCGGCGAATCGAAGGCGCTGTGCACCGGGGGCGAGACGATACGGGTACCCGGTGGCACGTGGCGAATCGCCGCGATCTCGGGGGTGTTCTTGTCGGCCGGCAGGATGCCGCCATGACCGGGCTTGGCCCCCTGGGAGAGCTTGAGCTCGATCATCTTCACGACTGCCCGGCCGGCGTTCTCGCGGAAGGTCTCCGCGCAGAACCGCCCCTGCTCGTTCCGGCAGCCGAAATAGCCGGTGCCGATCTGCCAGACGAGATCGCCGCCGTGTTCGAGGTGGTGGGGACTGAGACCGCCTTCGCCGGTGTTGTGCGAGAAGCCACCGAGACGCGCCCCGCGATTGAGCGCCTCGACGGCAACCGGGCTGAGCGAGCCGTAACTCATGGCGGAGATATTGAGCACGCTGGCGCAGTAGGGCTGACGACACTGCGGGCCGCCTATCGTCATGCGCAGATCGGGATCGATCTCCTCGACGTCGATCGCCGCCATCGACTGCCCCAGCCATTCGTAGCCGAGCCGGTAGGTATCGACGCGCGTGCCGTAGGGCACCGTCTCGTTCTGCTGCTTGGCCCGCTGGTAGACCACCGAACGGAACATGCGGCTGATCGGCCGGCCGTCGGTGTCCGATTCCAGCAGGTACTGGCGGATGAATGGCCGCGTGCGCTCCATCAGCCAGCGGCCCCGCGCCACCAGCGGAAAGTTGCGGCGCAGGGAATGACGCCGCTGCAGCATGTCGTACAGACCGATGCCGATCAGGGGCAACACGAGAATCAGGAGCCACCACAGCGGTGACCACAGCAACCCAAGGACGATAACGGCCGCCAGGATCGAGGCGGCGGTGGCGAGAAAGCGCCGGTGCATACGAGACTGCTACCTCCGGTTTCGACCGCCCGGTCGGAAGACTCATGGAAGCGTAGCCGGAATGCCCGTGCCGTGCTCAGGTTCCGACTGCTTGCCCGCCCCTAGCGATCATCGATTGCGGGGTCGTCCGATGCTGCCGAGTCGATGAGCTCGGCCGCCGACAGCGGCCGCGTCTCCTGGGTGACCGGCTCGGGCGAACCGATCTCCTTGTCGGCCGAGACCGTCTTCAGGTCGCGGAACTTGCGCGCGCTGGGCAGCACGCGCGTCTCGAGCGAGCCCACGGCGCTGTTGTAGGCGTTCACCGACTGGTTGAGGCTCTTGCCCACCTTGGTCCAGTGCTCGGCGAGGGTGCCGATGCGCTCGTAGAGCTCCTTGCCCAACGCGGCCACCTCGGCGGCGTTCTGCGCCATGGCCTCCTGCCGCCAGCCGTAGGAGACGGCCTTCAACAGCGCGATCAAGGTGGTGGGGCTGGCGGGAATGACGCGGTTCTCCGCGCCGTACTCGATCAGGCCGGGATCCTCGGCGAGTG harbors:
- a CDS encoding FMN-binding glutamate synthase family protein, yielding MHRRFLATAASILAAVIVLGLLWSPLWWLLILVLPLIGIGLYDMLQRRHSLRRNFPLVARGRWLMERTRPFIRQYLLESDTDGRPISRMFRSVVYQRAKQQNETVPYGTRVDTYRLGYEWLGQSMAAIDVEEIDPDLRMTIGGPQCRQPYCASVLNISAMSYGSLSPVAVEALNRGARLGGFSHNTGEGGLSPHHLEHGGDLVWQIGTGYFGCRNEQGRFCAETFRENAGRAVVKMIELKLSQGAKPGHGGILPADKNTPEIAAIRHVPPGTRIVSPPVHSAFDSPLGLVDFIQHLRELSEGKPVGIKLAIGRKSEFLAIGKAMVERGVYPDFITVDGGEGGTGAAPIEYANSVGMPLREALAFVDDSLTGFGIRQHIRVIASGKIFTGFHLVKNLALGADLCNSARGMMLALGCVQSLTCNTNRCPTGVATQNPDLYRGLVVPDKAERVAHYHEGTLVATAELLSSAGLRHPEALNRTHLYRRVSPESIRRYDEIFPYVSKGCFLGEDPPERYALELHEARADSFLPETCLTEIRDSRQPVERH
- a CDS encoding efflux RND transporter permease subunit produces the protein MIEKLIHACIRLRVLVVLLAALLAVAGWASWKATPLDAIPDLSDTQVIVKTSYPGQSPQVVQDQVTYPLTTRLLAVPGSTAVRGYSFFGDSYTYVTFEEGTDLYWARSRVLEYLNQAAGDLPEGVTPSLGPDATGVGWVFQYALNDPTDQHDLSELTTLQNWFLKFQLESVAGVSEVATVGGMVREYQIVVDPQRLRVFGISITELRNAIAEANREVGGGVIERGGAEYMITSRGYLQSVDDITQIPVGVSDSGTPITIRDLGRVEVGPAERRGIAELDGQGEVVGGIVVMRHGENAREVIAAVKEKLEDVKSGLPEGVEVLTTYDRSGVIERAVAFLEKKLVEEMIVVALVSLIFLFHLRSALVAIVSLPLGILAAFIVMHWQGINANIMSLGGIAIAIGAMVDAAIVMIENAHKHLARYREQYGHAPKGEEHWHLIGRASAEVGPALFFSLLIITLSFLPVFALEAQEGRLFAPLAYTKTYAMAAAAGLAVTLVPVLMGYFIRGRIPKEESNPLNRFLIWGYRPLLSGALRFPKTVLVGALLLLLSAVLPFAGVSGFLAPLKWAGDTDWQAQVTDWQSGLERQWQGWFDDSPRLAALGTGMGSEFMPQLDEGDLLYMPTTLPGLSVGEARLLMQQVDALIAEEPEVERVFGKIGRANTATDPAPLTMIETSITLRPRDEWAEGVTLDDLIERLDDKVDFPSLNNAWVMPIKTRIDMQTTGIQTPIGIKITGPDLEQIEAIGQEVETALKGLPGTRSAFADRTSDGRYVVITPDRAKAARVGLNIGEIQRVISLAVGGVKVTDTVEGLERFPVSLRYPQADRDSVEALRDLPIVTPTGATVALGQVASIEIESGPPVIKSENSRPAGFVFVTTRGVDLGGYVARAKQVLREEVDLPPGYAIEWAGQYRYMERAAERLKQVVPLTLAIIFLLLYLAFRHSGKAVMIMGSLPFALIGSFWLLWALEYNLSIAVAVGLIALAGVAAEFGVVMLIYLDQAIKRHQEEGRFNTRDDLKAALMEGAVLRVRPKAMTVAVILAGLMPILVGVGTGSEVMSRIAAPMVGGMITAPILSMIVLPVIYWLWRRRKLPEAS
- a CDS encoding efflux RND transporter periplasmic adaptor subunit, with product MKTRKHRNPTLRIKRFTRVTLLGSALVTPAVLMGINPAISSVMAADQGDQTDHDNHDHAQSASDGGDTVTRWTCPMHPQIVEEEPGSCPICGMDLVEKEFPAEETGADAHAGHAHAQASGDGGDTVTRWTCPMHPQIVEEEPGSCPICGMDLVEKEYPASEVAGGESSSRQQVPSYPSVSVDPITVRHMNVVISEAAERQLAGEIRTVGTVGYDEDLLAHVHPRAEGWVETLKVASIGATVNKGDVLFEVYSPDIVSAQQDYLVALRRGMSDLIESSRARLELLNVPKATINRVRQQGKVSRTIPLLAPQDGYVAEINLREGMYIRPDMELYTIARRDRVWVNVDVLERRMQAVDEGQTARMHVDGVPGREFQGTVDFVYPELDPQSRTLRVRLAFDNAEGLLRPNQFAEVTLSPANAPEVLAVPSTAIIPAPGGARVVVRTGEGRFRPVAVETGVETGGYTEIVSGLKAGDQVVASGQFLIDSESSIQAAFSRLSGSSGNDKPSDDSTGDEHAGHQQR
- a CDS encoding DUF302 domain-containing protein, with product MKARIERMLRFAVFAAAALWLPVGVLAADGMVVIDSQHGVAETEARLIEAVEGKGLTVMARVDHQANAKTVDMEMPATRLVIFGNPAAGTQLMKCAPTVAIDLPMKMLIWEDGDTVKVAYNTAGYLVERHGIGDCAALVQGKIRQALHGFARAAAGPQ